The following DNA comes from Marinilactibacillus sp. Marseille-P9653.
CTTTTCAAGAATCAGCGAAGTATGACCAGCTCCTCCTAATGTACAATCAACGTATATACCGTCAGGATCTATGTTTAAACCTTCTGTTGCTTCATTGAGTAAGACCGTTTCATGATTAAACTCCACGCTCCAACCTCCTATCTAACAATCTATAGTCTTTTTATCTATTCTCATTAAAATCCAAAATCAACCATTTCTTCTGCAATATCTTCAAATGAACTTTCTGCTTCTGCTGAAAAAGCGACCCATTTCTCTTCACTCCAGATTTCGATTCTATCTGAAACACCGATTACAAAGCAAGATTTCTCTAATTTTGCATGGTCTCTAAGGGTCTGTGGTATATTGATTCTACCTTGTTTATCCAAAGTACATTCCGTAGCCGCAGAGTACAAAAATCTTGTAAATGCGCGTGATTCTTTTTTAGCGAGTGGAAGTAACTTTAGTTTCTGTTCAAGTGCTTCCCATTCTTTCTGTGGGTAACCAAACAAGCAGCCGTCCAGTCCTCTTGTGACAATGAAATATTCACCTAAATCCTCTCGGAATTTAGCCGGAACAATCAAGCGACCTTTTGCATCGATATTGTGCTTAAATTCTCCCAGTAACATTTCAAAGCCCCCTCTCCCCACTTATAAGCCATAGTCTACCACAATGCCCCACTTTCCACCACCTAATCTTGGAAAAATAACCAAAAAATATGTAATAATATCCGCTTTATACTAATAATTATAACTTATGTTCCCTTTATAAAATTTCAAGCAAATCACTTGACTATTTTGATCATCTTTAAATTTATTAAGCGTATATATGTTCCCAATATAAAAACCCCCATTCAATGAATGAGGGTTTTCGTATTAAGCTTTTTATAAGTTTCTAAGTGGCACCATTTCGCAATCAGAAAAAGAGTAATATTCCTAAAAGAATATGCAGTAAAAATGCAGTGATAAACACATATCTCCACCAAACTCTGAAAAAATGAATCAACTTGATTTTTTTGACTTTAAATGCAAACACAGAAGCAAGCACAATTCCGATAAGCGATATTATAATCAATAGATATGGAATAAAACTTCTATTAACGATTAGCATACTATAAATGTGAACCGATAACAGAAAGACTGGCGTGACAAAGTCTACCCATTTAATTTTTACACCTTGCTTCTTAAAAAATTTATTGATACTCTTGCTTGGGATGAGCATCAATAGCGGACATAAGTAAAACAGTATAAAATAAATATCTATATGTGGATCGAACAAGATATCACCTACTTAATCATAATGAGACAGGTATCCTACGAAGCCAGAACAGGCAACATACTTATCCTACTTTATTCTACTGAAATATCATACTAAAAAACCTCTATTATATAAAATAGAGGTTTTTTAACAGACTATTTATTATTTTGAAAAGTCTTTTCCAGCGTAAAATCCACATGATGAGCATACGTGGTGGTTACGTTTTACTTCTCCACATTTAGGGCAATCGCTCATATTTGGAAGATTTAATTTGATATGAGTACGTCTTTTAGCTTTTCTTGCTGTAGATGTTCTTCTTTTAGGTACTGCCATGTTCCAACACACCTCCTTAAAAGGGTTTCTAAGATTTAGATTGCTAAAATCGATCAACAACCGTGTAATCATCTCATTTTATCGTTCGGTTTATACCTTACAATACTTATTCATTCTCTTCCGAAAAAAGTCCTTTTAAAGCTGCAAATCTAGGATCTTCTTCTTCAGATAATCGTTCTCGCACACCATCGCCATAGGCTCCCTCAGATACAACTTTCCAGTCGCTCCCACTCGGCATATCTTCCTTTTTAAGTTCTTCTTCAGTGAAGACTTGAGTAGGAATTGCCGTAAGGATAGCATCCTCAAGCGGTTTTCTCAGATCAAGTGAATCTGATTCGAGTTCCACAACGATTTCATCTGTTCCATATCTTTCTGGATCAATAGTTGTTCCAGCAACAAGATACGTTTCAGAAAAGG
Coding sequences within:
- a CDS encoding DUF177 domain-containing protein translates to MKIKWALNELKKFKEEPLTLNGEIDLTDSLIERNSSIIDATPLSMDGILVVEKTDEFLVDLNLTISLTLPSSRSLEPVKVDLRIPFSETYLVAGTTIDPERYGTDEIVVELESDSLDLRKPLEDAILTAIPTQVFTEEELKKEDMPSGSDWKVVSEGAYGDGVRERLSEEEDPRFAALKGLFSEENE
- the rpmF gene encoding 50S ribosomal protein L32, translating into MAVPKRRTSTARKAKRRTHIKLNLPNMSDCPKCGEVKRNHHVCSSCGFYAGKDFSK
- a CDS encoding DUF3397 family protein — protein: MFDPHIDIYFILFYLCPLLMLIPSKSINKFFKKQGVKIKWVDFVTPVFLLSVHIYSMLIVNRSFIPYLLIIISLIGIVLASVFAFKVKKIKLIHFFRVWWRYVFITAFLLHILLGILLFF
- the mraZ gene encoding division/cell wall cluster transcriptional repressor MraZ; amino-acid sequence: MLLGEFKHNIDAKGRLIVPAKFREDLGEYFIVTRGLDGCLFGYPQKEWEALEQKLKLLPLAKKESRAFTRFLYSAATECTLDKQGRINIPQTLRDHAKLEKSCFVIGVSDRIEIWSEEKWVAFSAEAESSFEDIAEEMVDFGF